The Haematobia irritans isolate KBUSLIRL chromosome 1, ASM5000362v1, whole genome shotgun sequence DNA segment aaaaattttgctcgactccgactccggctaatccaaattttttaaaacacttcacatttttgtaactaagcaagtttttacgcaaattagtttccattgcgttattcattcgatcaatgtacagcatgattgtaaatgaaaatcaacttccaattacggctatctttttatgtttcctagaatgttagactagtatcgatccattttaatgcccatatcagtttatttgaaatatttcgaacaatcgaaattattctttttattttattttaagaccatatacatatgtggaatattgacagaaaattttttaaaagttgttttttatagaaaattttgtgaaaatgttatttctataaaaagttttgtcaaaattttatttctatagcaaattttgtcaaaattttatttctataaaaaatttattcaaaattttattactatagaaatatttttttctatagaaaatttagtcaaaattttatttctatagaaaattgagtcaaatgtCAGTTCAATGTGTTTCATGtctttatagattttttgtttctatagaatattttgcaaaattttatttctagaaaattttgcaaaattttgtttgttacacaaacattttttcaaaattttatttctattgataattttatttctataaaactttaagtcaaaattttacttttatagaaaattttgccaaaattttatagtaataaatttttgtattagaaaatttggtaaaaattttatttccatagataattttgtcaaaaatttatttctatagaaaatttagtcaaaattttgtttctgtagaatattttgcagaattttatatactacacaaaaatttttctaaaattgtatttgtattgataatttttccaaaattttatttctataagaaaaaattgtcaaattttatttctatagcaaattttctcaaatcttttttctcactgatgctcactgatactgctataaaaaaatgtattcaacattttattactatagaaatatttttttctcaaaattttatttctatagaaaatttagtcaaaattttgtttctatagaatattttgcaaaattttatttctatagaaaattttgcaaaactttgtttgctacacatttttttttaattgtatttccacactcaaaaaaaagtgaactcactatttcactaaagccaatttaactatattttagttcatgaaattattatatttggagaaagtttcatgtactctaataattttttgcgtacgttagttaaatgaactaaaagacgggaaaaaattatacgcaaatgaagtaaaaagttatactaaattcgtacttctcacaaaatagttcattatttcttaaaatttgtaaattttactacaacagcgtccatcatgaactttgtatgtcactacagacattcttgcaattttgaactccaattttttccttcaaactacaaaattttctttaaaaagtgaaaacaataatttatgtctaataaattttcttgaatttgtcgaaaaatatttacttatttttgtgacatcggcgtgatgccagcgcttgtaatactgtttagttaaaaatttctaaaactattcaaaattttctaaaattaatcaaacgttttcttcctggtgggttcactgttttttcagtgcattgaatttttcaaacttttatttctataaaaaatttgccaaattttatttctataaaaattttattcaaaattttatttctatatatttggtcaaaatttgatttctacagaaaatttttccaaaattttatttctatagaaaaattctgcaaaattttatttactagacacaaattttttcaaaattgtatgttcactgatactcactgctaagtcgaaaacttgtagaaatgactcaaattttcaaatttttcaatgaatgaatcatttttgcgaaattgtctaaacaattataaatatttcccaaatattgcccgagatttggtagaagtctgatttgagattttatcaaaatgtagatctaaatacaaagttgtgcagagtatattataatcggccagcccgactttagactttccttgcattttttgttaaaattgtgttacgtcccataacgttagatttaaattttaagtacatagattttgtagaagtatatacaattttgtctaaattgattcagattcaaattcatgcatatgggaatataaacctttatacagctcgcaacaaatttaaaggatttgagatagtatcaataattttggtccacaaatacatatactgttggtatcttctcatattatgatgggtatttatatcattattttatttattaaacgttgccctaaatttgaaatatagagttcaattggcatctaatgtgcaattaagacctttttttgcacacataaataaatacgatactttatatcgatccacttacggtacccccacaatagaactacaaattagtggtattaaaatgagatttagttatattacccggagtcgactccggagtcggagtcgagctgatgaaaaatgctggagtcggagtcgagcaaaattggctcgactccacagccctgataaaACGTAAAAGTTACTTCAACGAACTTATAGTCGACCTATTTACATAACAAAACACAGCCATTTTATTTCATCTGTTGCAATTTCATGCCTATATACACGTGGGTGTACTTATTGCAATTTAtagtattttattttgtgtaaaCTTTTCTTGATTGCAGCTTCATCTCACCTCAGATCCATCTCTGTAGATGCATAGCAAATACTAAGTCCGTAAGTACGAATATCCATGTTTGTTTAGTAAATGTTGCAGAAGGATATTCCTCGTAACGACTATGATGTACATTACGAAAGGTAAATACAAAGGATACTCCACACATGGTGCTGCTGCCATGCATTCATGCATATGAGAAAACACGCTCTTACACTCTCATCTAAAGAGTGAGAAAGTACAGgaaatgttaattaaatttgacacTATGAACTGGGTCAATGTGTTTCATGTCTTTATAGATTTTAATCTTACCTGAATCTCTGTcgttctctctctccctctctctctcttgctCGTCGTCTTTATCTTCTAAGTAGACGATGACTACATCAAAAGtgtttcttttaattatttcattGTTCTCATACCTGTCCAAACTGTGGCTAACCACAAGTTATTCTGGGTAATCCAATATTGTGAATTAATGTGGTTTCCTAAATAAGAGAGTAAATATCATAGACGAATATTCTCATGCATACAtgtctttgtttttgtttgcttattggGAAAAAGATGGTTACAGCAGTAGCAGTAAACTGCATTTGCAGAGTTTTATGGTAAGCTAACTCCATTAGTTTATTTAAGAGATTAAAGAAAAGGATTGCATGTTGCACCAAGCACCGAGGTTAAATGGATACATGGAATATACTCTAAAGGATTTtctgttttaaattttcttgatattaaataaattgtaaagtTTTTCTTTAATCTCGTATTGGGATAAAGGAGAAATGTTTAATTTAAGGATTATATATCCTTCCAAGCAATTGATATAGTAAATATTCATGAATTTATATGTAAGCCTATgaagtttataattgtattgATTTATTCGAGTTAAAGACTCAAGGTTTTGTCCTTGTGAGGGGAAAGGATAACATGAAAGTGTTAAAGGAACCTGCAACAAAAGTTCTGAAAATAATCACCGTAATGAGTTTGCTATGGATTAGGTTTATAGATGACTTCATTATTTCATTGTTACACAAAtaaataagtaaggaaagtctaaagtggggTGGGccgatatacatatatatgctcTACACCACTTGATAGATCTACATTTCCGATATCATCTAAAATCCTAGAAATTTGTTGGGTGTTATATACTAAaggttatgttcccatataaatcttatgttagaatttaaatctgaaccgatgtgagcaaaattttgtagacttctacaaaatctctaaaacTAAtacttaaatcggctaatgtcctgggacattaataaaacaaaataaacaggtatatacgaccgtaagttcttccaggccgaatcttatgtaccctccactatggattgcgtagaaacttctacgaaagactgtcatccacaatcgaattacttgggttgtgatatcttaaaacttcttaacatcgttttctaaattgtgagttagtccatatgtggtatattaggcaaaaaagttatgtatacacacagaaaacagataggttgaaaatcgattattgtaacgaaaattctacatttacaatcaaatcacagttgtgtcattcattttactttatttactaTCGTTATTTCGTTCCTTCTACCATTTGTTGTTTGTAATACAAGACAATTATTTGTCTAAACTAAATGcctctcttttgaaaaaatttgatcgAATTCGATAGGCACAACCAGCCTTTTAAAACCTTTGTAACTGTCATTTAGTAGTCAGCACTTTCGTTTGGTACTCACAGCCGAATtcctttgaatattttttgaaatgtcaataaaattattaccatcAACGTTGAAGTATAGTGtgttttttaatatcaaataaCTAGAACTGAAAACGGAATATTTCTTATTCGTTTCGAAGTTTCTCATCCGTGGACAgcctataaaatattgtcgtgaacaaCTCGCGCCGTGCGAAACTGGCCTTAATACACTATATTGGCTGTGAAACGAAAATAATACACAGCAATATTGGCAAAAACAAATAGCTTCAGGGGACTTACTGCTACGGTGCGCATCctcaatatggaataatttcatTGGCGGCTCTGAAAAAATCCATCTCTATATATGAAACCCCCAAGAAAGTGACCATCGGGGATAGGTTCGTATGTCTTTTATAAAACTCCAAACTAATTTCTTTACTTAATTTATTGTGTGTTTTAGACATGCTATAGACAGTTCGGACACCATCTATAAATACTAATATGCGAAGAGTACCAAAGATTTAGCTCCATTATCTGTCGATTCCCCAACCTATTCATGCTGGAGGGTATACTTTTAAgggtgaacattttttataatgtattaatatattgtatttaagtATATGTATCTTcctatcatttaaaaaatataaataaaattcagtattttgtgagtttttgttattcaattcGGTCATGGTGCTTTAAAGTTGGGAGATACAACTAAATGAAAAAGGGAGCAACGACCAATTTCATCGTCTGAcacaaccaactccatatatagtattagttggctttcccatcattcgattgagtcgaccgaatttgttgggtgtcacaactgccaactggtagttgctacaactgccaaaaggaggttggcaataaattcgattgtcacaaccaatctgtattctctgtgtaggtaagtctacaaataattacgaatcgatatggacttctgCACGGTAAGTAGAGAgccagaaatgaaatatggggggctatagagttacaattatgaacttgatatggaccaatttttgtgtgattggggatcgatttatctgagggttatattctataactatagaccgatatggacctagttaggcatggttgttaacggccatatattaacacaatgtaccaaatttcaactgactcggatgaaatttgctcctccaagaggatccaaaaccaaatctcgggatcggtttatatgggggctatatatggcatggttgttaaatatcatatacaaccaccacgtaccaaacttcaaccagatcggatgaattttgcttctccgatctggggatcggtttgtatgggggctatatataattatggactgatatgaagcaattcctgcatggttattggataccatatactaacatcacgtaccaaatttcaaccgaatcggatgaattttgctcttccaaggggctccggaggtcaaatcttgggatcggtttatatgggtcctatatataattatggaccgatttcgaccaatttttggatgggtgtttgaggccatatattaataccaagtaccaaatttcaactgaagaggctccggaggtcaaatctggtgatcggtttatatagaggctatatataattatgaaccgatgtggaccaatttttgcatggtcattagagaccatatactaacaccatgtaccaaatttcagccggatcggatgaaatttgcttctcttagaggctccgatgtggaccaatttatgcatggttgttagagaccatatactaacaccatgtaccaaatttcaaccggatcggatgaaatttgcttctctcagaggctctacaagccaaatcgggggatcggtttatatgggggatatatgtaattatagaccgatgtagaccaatttttgcatgattgttagagaccataaattaacaccatgtaccaaatttcagccggatcggattaaatttgcttctcttagaggattcgcaattcAAAttttgggtccgtttatatgggggctatacgtaaaagtgaaccgcaataccatccgacctacatcaataacaactacttgtgccaagtttcaattccatagcatgtttcgttcggaagttagcgtgatttcaacatacggacggacggacatgctcagatcgactcagaatttcaccacgacccagaatatatatactctatggggtcttagagcaatatttcgatgtgttacaaacgtaatgacaaagttaatatatatcctatggcggagggtataaaaacaagtacgtacagcagtaagttcggccggtacGAATCCgaaatactcaaaattttatttctatagaaaatcatgtcaaaattttatttctgtagaaaattttgtcaaatatttatttctatagaaaattttgtcaaaattttatttctatagaaaatattgtcacaattttatttttatagaaaatattgtcacagttttatttctatagaaaaaatttttttaattttatttctatagaaaattttgtaaacattttatttttattgaaaattttgtaaacattttatttttattgaaaattttgtaaaaattttatcctattgaaaattttgtcaaaatgttattcctataaaaattttgtaaacattttattccttaagaaattttgtcacaattttactcctaacgaaaattttgtcaaaattttatttctatagaaaattttgtcaaaatattatttctataaaaaatattgtcaaaactttatttcaatagaaaattttgtcaaaattttatttctatagaaaattttttcaaaattttatttctatagaaaatttcaatatttgttttctttagaaatctttgtcaaaattttatttctataaagaattttgttcaaaattttatttctatagaaaagtttgtcaaaattttatttctatagaaaattttcttaattttttttcaatagtaaatattgtcaaaactttagttttatcgaaaatttttttcaaaactttatatttgatATACTCTTTGCAGCTACAAAACAAAGTGACATGTATACAACCAAAATTATCCCTACTACAAAAATGAATTTGCCTCATCtgtataatgaaaatgttcgagtGGTTCCTGAGTGTAACAgttaataggttggctgataagtccccggtctaacaaagaaacacacattttttttcaaaattcgttcaACATAGTTCGTtcgttcaacatagttcccttcaagagcgatacaacgattataacgaccttccaatttgttgataccattttggtagtactcctccggatttgcctcaaaatagggctcagtttcggcgatcacctcttcattttttgaggtctgagaacaagaaaaagtcgctggggggccagatctggagaatacggtgagtggggaagcaattcgaagcccaattcatgaatttttgccatcgttctcaatgacttgtggcacggtgcgttgacttggtggaacaacactttttcttcttcatatggggccgttttgccgctatttcgaccttcaaacgctccaataacgccatataatagtcactgttgatggtttttcccttctcaagataatcgataaaaattattccatgcccaTCCCAAaacacagaggccattactttgccagcgtacttttgagtttttccacgcttcggagacggttcaccggtcgctgtccactcagccgactgtcgattggactcaggagtgtagtgatggagccatgtttcatccattgtcacatatcggaaaaactcgggtgtattacgagttaacagctgcaaacaccgctcagaatcatcaacacgttgtggtgtttggtcgaatgtgagctcgcgcggcatcaattttgcacagagcttccgcatatccaaatattgatgaatgatatgaccaacacgttcctttgatatctttaaggcctctgctatctcgatcaacttcattgtatggtcattcaaaatcattttgtggatttttttgattttttcgtcggtaaccacctctttcgggcgtccactgcgtttaccgtcctccgtgctcatttcaccacgcttgaattttgcataccaatcaattattgttgatttccctggggcagagtccggaaactcattatcaagccaagattTTGCCTCCAcaatatttttccccttcagaaaacagtattttatcaaaacacgaaattcctttttttccattgttttcacaataacaaaagttgcttcacaaaagacgctctatctcacaaactaattgacttacagacgtcaaattttaacaCGAATCATTTCAAGGTTGGtgctgtataaaaataatatgcatttaatactagcgacgccatctatgtgtcagaccggggacttatcaaccaacctgttgTTTAATGACAAGCGCCCTGTGTCGTGGCATTTTTATTGTTAGTCTTGCCCACAACCATCAACCAGCGTCATCTATATGACATTCTCGTAGCTAATGACAACTACGACATCTACATTTCATTTCTCTTTTTAAATGTGTCATGGGAACTACCCTTATAAATACCATTTGAGAAACAACCAATCACAATTCAGAAAACTGTTACCAATTGGAAAGCTTCAATGGCGTGAATATATCACAGAAGGGTAGATTTCCCTAAAACAATTCATATTGGGGTTGATTCAATTTCCAAGAAGGATATTGGCATAGACACCGAACACACACCAATTGGGATATAAAAGAGGCAGACGAGGTAAAATCAAATCACATTCAACAACAAACATTCAAGAACAGAGGACTTTTCTGTCTTGATAATCGGGAtaatcaaatttgaaaattttgtggaaactaCAAAGGCCTAAAGCACTCCCTTCCATTGGCAAttaaatagagaaaaaattttgaaagtttttttgttttcgatttTCAAAATCCTATAATGCAACATCATCCAGTATCAAGTTATATGACCGATTTGCCCTACCAATCTTTATGGACCCAGGACGCACCACCTCCCCCATCTATGGTTCCTTATCAGAATCTCATTGCAGGATTTCCTTGCTCTGAATTGGGTATGTATCTAAGAATTTcagttcaaagaaaaaaaatcaattagtatccacagaaaaaaatatcactgaaattaaaaaaaaaatctattttaataaaaatttaatgtattattaataaaaaaaaatttaacttaaaattaataaaaaataattaaattaaaaactaataattaaattaaaaaataataattaaattaaaaaaaatgtttaaataaaaattaaatttaatattaatatttaatttaaaattaataaaaaattaattaattgtttttcgGTGAGTGtaaacatttctattaaaaattaattggatgttCGTGTCAATTCTTGtaactttaaatttataattaaaaaaaaattaaaatttataaaataaaaaaaaattgtatttgaagacaacaaaaaacaaaaaatcgtctcctgtactaaacaaaaaatcgtCTCCTGTACTAACTTCCCAATTTATTTCTCTCTTTTCAGCTTTATGGCAACGTTCCCAAGTGAATGGCTTAGTTAATCCCCACCACACCTCCTCCACCAACCGCCAGGATAGTAGCAAATCCAGTGTATCTTCATCATCGACTTCCAGTACAACGAAAAAAATTCGACGACGCACTGCCTCTTTGGCTCAAAGGCGTGCTGCTAATATTCGCGAACGCCGTCGTATGCTAAATTTAAATGAAGCCTTTGATAAACTACGTCCTAAAGTTCCTACATTTGCCTATGAGAAACGACTCTCTCGTATCGAAACCTTGCGGCTTGCTATTACCTATATTGGATTTATGACGGAATTATTAAATGGTACACCACAAAATTCGTCAACACCTAAAACCCAAACAGATCCATATGCTGCAATGAATGGTCATGctcatcatcatcctcatcaTCACACTACGACTATGGCCCATCATATTCATCCATCAGCTTATCAACGGGATTATGTTTCGCCGTATGGTCATGGATTAGCTTAAATGACAGTGGGAGATTTATTCATTTAATTATTTGTCTAGTCTAGTCATATCTGTGTGTTATATTATTTTCTAAGATTTTGTTTAAGaataaatttctattttaaaatattaaaaatattgttttagcgACCGATAGTTGTTAGCTGAAATTAGGCTGTTTCTTGTCCCGAGAGGTCTTGCTTCTAAAGCTCGTAAAGGTAATCTGTCATTCTTGTGACAAGGCCAAACCATCTTAAACGTTTTTATCTATTCGTTCGTTAAGGGGCTCGATTTCTAGATTAGATCTAATGGTGTCATGTCTAACTCTGCCTCTCCGGTTTTTTCCTGCGACCCGGCGTAGGTATTTCATTTCTGATGTTTGGATTCTATTCTGATTTTTAGTTGTGAATGCCCATGATtcacttacacagaaaaaaaaattacgtacaattaaattacttgggttgcgaccgatggcaaggcatcttaaaacttctccatgcgggatatatagtagacaaatgaaaggccgattaaatacgtatatattcagttcttgaccggtatatatagggaagaaataattgcgaaccgatatgaacttttgtgcggtaattatagagccagaatggaaatatgggggtcgcttcatattggggctatatataattatggacacgagtctaccaaaaatggcagattttttactttttggtagattagtagaattcttgatgttgtgaaagattttgcaaagtatTCCTGTCCAACTGTTAAATGAttcataaattttcgatagaaataatattttgacaaaatttcctacagaaatacaattctgacaaaattttcgacagaaataaaattctgacaaattctttgtatagaaataaatttttgaaaaaaaattgtatagaaattatattttgacaaaattttctatagaaatataaaattttgacaaaattttctatagaaataaaattttgacaaaattttctatagaaatataaaattttgacgacattttctacggcaataaaattttggtagattatttttggctcaaatggcaatcgtgatttttctgtgactggggatcggtttatttgggggctatatataatatagatcgatacggaccaattttggcatggatgttatcggccatacactagcgaaatgtaccaaatttcaaccggctcggatgaattttgctctttcaagaggctccgaaggtcaaatatggggatcggtttatatgggggctatatataattatagaccgacatggaccaattctggcatggttgttagggatcatatactaacaccacgtaccaaatttcagacggatcggatgaaaattgcttctcttatatgagggctatatataattacgaaacgatgtggaccaatttttgcatggttttcaaAGACCAtacatcaacaccatgtaccaaatttcagccgtatcggatgaaattttctcctctttgatgctccgcaagccaaatctggggatcggtttatatgggggctatatatgattgtggaacgatgtgaaccaatttttgcatggtttttagagaccatataccaacaccatgtactaaatttcagacggatcggatgaaaattgcttctcttagaggctccgcaagtcaaatctggggatcggtttatatgggggctatatataattatggaccgatgaggactatacgtaaaagtgaaccgatatggcacatttgcaataccatccgacatacatcaataacaactacttttgccatgtttcaagtcgatagcttgtttcgttcggatgttaacatgatttcaacagacggacgaacggacatgcttagatcggctcagaattgcactacgacgcagaatatatatattttatgggctcttagagcaatatttcgatgtgttacaaacggaatgacaaagttaaccctctaatgcccaatcccaccTTTAGGCgagcttcatttaataaggaagcttttagtaaaacacaccttgagACAACAAAAataggcaaaataaaaagaaaacttatttgaaactattcaagaggctttgcagcatatgctgaaattttccgtataaatttttcttgctgagttctcttgcttttgtgtcattaacattgaaaattgaatcagctggcaaaaaaatgggCCATtagagttaatatacccctatataatatacatcctatggtggagggtataattaattggatcaattaatttcgtgattgaatcaaaaattgttttttgctaGATTAGTTGCCGTTCGTcttttatgagcctctaaaGTTTTGTCGCCAATTTcgattttgagcactttttgcaattttcgtatCACCATAGCCCGAAAAATGCTGttttttatgaatatattaagtcatgtttaaaatcacgaaaatgtcgaaaaaatacCACTTTTGTCACCGATTTTTTCCGCTTTTTCGCCTACAATTCTTgaactattgaaatttttaccaaacagTCGAGGGAAGAAATGTagcctataaaattatgaagaTGCCAACTTCATATGACTACTCCTTGATACGGATTTGGCCACAACtttagaggctcataaaagACTAGATCTAGCAGTGTAGGCTTGCTAAGTCTTTTTAAGTGACGCATAATCCCTTTAATTGAAACAACATACACCTGACAATAATCCCCCTAAATGTACACAAACAAATTAAGATACACTtgttaaagtattttttttttaacaaaagatTAAAACCTCAATTTGTCCAAGAGCAGATATCGCCTCTGCCTTTGGCAAGGATAAAAAAGTGTAATTGATCGGAACCATAAAAAAATCAGAGCTATGAGAATATCTTCACCTGTCGCACGATGAAGATTCAACCCCtaatgctctctctctctctctctctctctgatacACAGATATCGAAATGAG contains these protein-coding regions:
- the LOC142237965 gene encoding protein Fer3-like, which produces MQHHPVSSYMTDLPYQSLWTQDAPPPPSMVPYQNLIAGFPCSELALWQRSQVNGLVNPHHTSSTNRQDSSKSSVSSSSTSSTTKKIRRRTASLAQRRAANIRERRRMLNLNEAFDKLRPKVPTFAYEKRLSRIETLRLAITYIGFMTELLNGTPQNSSTPKTQTDPYAAMNGHAHHHPHHHTTTMAHHIHPSAYQRDYVSPYGHGLA